The following proteins come from a genomic window of Triticum aestivum cultivar Chinese Spring chromosome 6A, IWGSC CS RefSeq v2.1, whole genome shotgun sequence:
- the LOC123129461 gene encoding BTB/POZ and MATH domain-containing protein 1-like: MENVTASTNRLSFVTGAHLFKIAGHSLIKGTDLYIMSKTFRVGGQDWAIQYYPYGQKEKDDGNKEAGNNTAGSGEHTSVFLYLKNATQGDVRANFWFSLQDPASPEKGEKNRRGGETRDFKSGAQSWGYIEYVRKADLAASGCIKDDCLVIKCTVEVITSQRFDDHGEDEVVAVPPSKLIQYIGGLLDNGLKADMTVKIGLFKRFKVHGCILAAQSPVFRAQLCGSMLESRRSSIRIKDMDASVFEVLLHYMYKDSLPPFMEETTEEATNMAQHLLVTADRYAIERLKLLCANKLSKTLDVNTVGFTLDFAERNNCQQLKDCCVKYMVRNRDRFREIMKTKGFMQLTQNYGSLGSEIIDKAFAN, from the coding sequence ATGGAAAACGTGACTGCCTCGACGAACCGCTTGTCGTTCGTCACCGGTGCGCACCTGTTCAAGATCGCCGGGCACTCCCTAATCAAAGGCACCGACCTGTACATAATGTCCAAGACCTTCCGCGTCGGCGGTCAGGACTGGGCTATCCAATATTACCCCTATGGCCAGAAGGAGAAGGACGACGGCAATAAGGAAGCTGGCAATAACACAGCCGGCAGCGGAGAGCATACGTCGGTTTTTCTCTACCTGAAGAACGCCACCCAGGGCGATGTCAGAGCCAACTTCTGGTTCTCCCTCCAAGACCCTGCGTCCCCGGAGAAGGGGGAGAAGAACAGAAGAGGCGGCGAGACACGCGACTTCAAGTCCGGAGCACAGTCATGGGGTTACATCGAGTACGTACGCAAGGCCGATCTGGCTGCATCGGGATGCATCAAAGATGATTGCCTAGTGATCAAGTGCACCGTCGAGGTCATTACCTCCCAGCGCTTCGACGACCACGGAGAAGATGAAGTCGTGGCCGTGCCACCCTCCAAACTGATCCAGTATATCGGCGGACTTCTTGACAACGGCCTCAAAGCGGACATGACCGTCAAGATAGGCTTGTTTAAAAGGTTCAAGGTGCACGGTTGCATCCTCGCTGCGCAGTCGCCAGTCTTCCGTGCGCAGCTGTGCGGCTCCATGCTGGAGAGCAGGAGAAGTAGCATCCGCATCAAGGACATGGACGCTAGTGTTTTCGAGGTCCTGCTGCACTACATGTACAAGGACTCCCTGCCTCCATTCATGGAGGAGACCACCGAAGAGGCTACAAACATGGCACAACATTTGCTTGTCACAGCCGATCGGTATGCCATCGAAAGATTGAAGCTGCTTTGCGCGAACAAGCTGAGCAAGACGCTTGATGTCAACACCGTGGGTTTTACTCTGGATTTTGCTGAGAGAAACAACTGCCAGCAACTCAAGGATTGCTGCGTCAAGTACATGGTACGGAACCGTGATAGGTTTAGAGAAATCATGAAGACCAAAGGGTTCATGCAGTTAACCCAGAATTACGGAAGCCTTGGATCTGAAATTATTGACAAAGCTTTTGCTAATTAA